The following proteins are co-located in the Silene latifolia isolate original U9 population chromosome 1, ASM4854445v1, whole genome shotgun sequence genome:
- the LOC141657899 gene encoding uncharacterized protein LOC141657899, which translates to MINRAICTGSWVELFPYAKLIHLTREWSDHAPIKLLFDKRVTGLEDKRNFKFEQIWLGEEGCEEEVRCGVSKGGGVLGEAIKCCARELQAWKKTSIRKIGYMIERKGKQFTRLTEGNRTEEEVRKRKKLVAEIATLRRQEEKYWRQRSRALWLQDRDRNTKFFHTRVGERKRKNYIGMLVDDSGVKRVGHDAVAGVATDYFKEIFTSSQPPNFDEVLYGMEGRVLDRMNACFRLEYRE; encoded by the coding sequence ATGATTAATAGAGCGATATGTACAGGTTCGTGGGTGGAGCTATTTCCGTATGCAAAGCTTATTCATTTAACCCGAGAATGGTCTGATCATGCCCCAATCAAGCTGCTTTTTGACAAGAGGGTCACGGGTTTGGAGGACAAGAGGAATTTTAAATTTGAACAAATATGGCTCGGTGAAGAGGGGTGCGAAGAAGAAGTTAGGTGCGGGGTCAGTAAAGGTGGAGGAGTGCTGGGTGAAGCGATAAAGTGTTGTGCCCGTGAGCTGCAAGCTTGGAAGAAGACTAGCATACGGAAAATTGGGTATATGATTGAGCGAAAGGGTAAGCAATTTACCCGTTTAACTGAAGGGAACCGCACGGAAGAGGAGGTTCGTAAGAGGAAGAAGCTTGTTGCTGAGATTGCTACGCTTCGACGACAAGAAGAGAAGTATTGGAGGCAACGGTCTAGGGCACTGTGGCTACAAGACAGAGATCGCAATACTAAGTTTTTTCATACAAGGGTGGGGGAGAGGAAGAGAAAAAATTATATTGGCATGCTTGTTGATGATAGCGGGGTTAAACGAGTGGGGCATGACGCGGTCGCGGGGGTGGCAACAGACTATTTTAAGGAGATTTTCACTTCGTCACAACCACCAAATTTCGACGAGGTACTGTATGGGATGGAAGGTCGGGTGCTGGATCGCATGAATGCATGTTTTAGGCTCGAATACCGAGAATAG
- the LOC141657919 gene encoding putative mitochondrial protein AtMg00310: MVSRFWWGHGEGKRGISWVSWKQLCRPKCDGGLGFRNFELFNDALLGKQAWRLVVEPDYLWARVMKAQYYHMGEFMSAEVGHRPSYTWRSIMGARGVLERGLR; this comes from the coding sequence ATGGTGTCTCGGTTTTGGTGGGGGCATGGAGAAGGGAAAAGGGGAATTTCGTGGGTTTCATGGAAGCAACTATGTCGACCTAAATGTGATGGGGGCCTTGGTTTCCGCAATTTTGAGCTCTTTAATGATGCGCTCCTAGGGAAGCAGGCTTGGCGGTTGGTGGTTGAACCTGATTATCTATGGGCGCGGGTGATGAAGGCCCAGTATTACCATATGGGTGAGTTCATGAGTGCAGAAGTGGGGCATAGGCCGAGCTATACCTGGCGGAGTATCATGGGTGCCCGAGGTGTTCTGGAGCGTGGTTTGCGATGA